The sequence AAGaactaggaaatgtaatcaagcttgaaatcatggtcATGTCTActgactgcaatggcaagatgtgcaATGAAAAAGgggtaacattttggtctgttctcacccaaaaccaactggatcacttcagaaaactttgattaaaccactggaatctgaTGAATTActgtatctgctttttggagcttttagagtttttgtcaacatttacttgcattgtatggacctacatagctgctccattcttataaaaatcacgagggtgaggaaattatgagagaattaaaatgtttgggtgaactatcacttagcTTTAAAATGAGGCATTATCCACGGCCATTGAATTTAAAAGGCAGTTtgtgatatttattaaaaaaaaaacagctaaagcGCAGCAGTATTCATACAAGTGCACACTCACCTGGCTTGCTCCTTTATTAGTGCCCATCTGCAGACTGATAGTAGTTTGGTCAAATGGTTTGTCTGTTTGAGTCTTTGGGTCATACAAGTGTCTCCTGGTTCCATAAGAGGTCATCCCAGCCTGACTAGCACACTTATTTGTACCCATCTACCAATTATGAAACAAAGGATAAACATAAGTATGTAATGCATGATAAGCAGGTTTGTGGATCTGTCTGAACCTATTGTAAACCAACAACACATTGAAAAGGAAGAAAAGGCAAAGaattatgaaattaataaaaaggtCCCTCAAAGCCTCAACTGATACAAACTAACTGAAGCACCTCACCTGCAGTCCAATCACACACTGACCAGCCTTCATTTTCTCATGATCAAAGTTACGGGTTTGCTTGTCTGCATACTTCACACCAATGTCCACCTTTGTATCCATACCTTTGGTTTTTGCCTTTGATTGAAAGAATTCATGAAAAACATGGCTTATACCAGTAACATAACATGTTAAATCAAGAACATCAAGAAATTATTTATCCAGGTATAGCTCAAAGAAACAAATTGACACTTTTTCTGACCACATAAAACCTTTAAGCATCTCCATCCAAGATTTATGCTCTATACTTACCATGCTGGCCAGGGCGAGGAGTGTGGTCTGGACTTGAGTCATGTTGCCATTCTCAAACAGATCATTAGCCTCAAAGATGTCATTAGGCTTCAGGCCATACACAAGAATGGCTTTGATGAAGTTGCCCAAGTTCTCAagctttaatgaaaacaaaaagaaaaaaagaggcttTACTAGTGCAAGGATGCTGCAGTCTTTAAGACCTTTCATGCGTTTTcagaattatttaattaaatcacattctTTAAGTTTGAGGATCACATTAGATCATATCACGATTCCGGTCTTTCCGCCCCTAAATTTAAGACCTCTGTaataaaaattaagacttttgttgtatcatttaagatatgtAAGGCTTTttatgaatttaaattttggaaaactgaatttaagacaaatgtaaatctttaagGATCCACGGGtatttaaacttaaaacaaagatttCAACATTTCTTCCTCACCTTATGCCAATTAAGTTTGGAGTTGTTGATTTTCTTAACAGAGCCTGGCTGGATTTTATTTATTAGCCtacaaaacaaagacaaatattacAGATTCTGGAAGAGAACTTCAACAGACTGATTTTGCAATGTATGCACAGGTAAGAAAAGTTCACACAAAGTTCCATCTTCCATTAAAAGGGAACATTTTGGAAGTTTTCTTAATGGTAACTTGCAAACAAAAGAAGGTGTGGAAACAAGACTAGATGGTTATAATTGGAGCAACAAAATGGTTTGGGAATGGTAGGACTGTTTTTAGTCCAACATGCCCTGACATTTTGGGACTCAAGCCTGGATTAAATAACGACTCCTTAATTCAGGCAGCTGTAAACAACAACACAAGGTTACATGTGGCCTGCAAGTCATtatttagccaaaaaaaaaaaacacccagtcCTTACAATGCTGTGgtacaaaaaaataatgtttatgtagCAGTACTGTGTTAGGAAGAAGGGAAACCATGCACAGGTAGTTAGTCAAATCCATCTTAAACAAAACATTAGCTTTACAGCGTAACTCACTCGCAAAGTATGACACCATCCTTCAAACCTATTTGGAAATTTTCTCCGATTGGCATGCCAGTTACATCCTCGATCCAGTATCTTAACTCTTCTTCCTTCTGCAGGTCATACTTCTGAGCAATctacagggacaaaaacagagaGATTGTGAATGCTTTCTTCCTTTTATAATGTTGTTGGGGCTTCGTTCAGGAGCaagtttggttattagcaataattaataaaaagataattattaaattcaatagaacattgattagaatcaacattagcttattaatccttcaaatcaacaatcatcaaagacaactatcaattatcaaaatcaatagaatataaataagaattaatattgccggggcaccaccctggaataaGAGACTAATAATCAGACAGAatagcagtctcaatataggattgttctcttaggaaagtcgacGTCCGGAGAACAGTGACATTCAAAATGgtaacaatgaaggcttgaatccgagcactgacatccaCTGCCAGCCATTGGCACAGGTGAATGAAGAACAATGCCAAAActcttctctttaaagtataacaaagtttattgatgcagtaataacaattaataatcaatacaatgcagtcgataAACTTCCGGCTTGATTAGATATAGTAACATAAGCCAATATTACATGAGCTGGGTataggtgtgtgtctgtgtgtgacagGAGAGAAAGAGTGCACAAAATGTTGGGTGTGGCCCTCGTAGAGAGTGTATCACGCTAGGTTTCCGGCCAgagaatgtgggcggagagaatgGTTAATGGTGTCTGCCCGTTAAGCAAGTTTCTCCACTGGTAAGATAACTTAAGAACAAAGCTGGGCTCTATCGGGAAATTATCtgtttgccaaatgtgtgttcaggTTTGAATGAAGCCAGTTAAGTGATCGTGGGAGAGACagcaaaatattgaaaatattgtaGCCAATGTTACGGGTCAtctctttttccacttttaataagAAACAATACAAATTCAGGTATCAGAGACTTTTCTTGTTCCACTGTGAACCTATATAAATTTTAAATGATAACTCATGCATGACACTTTCCCTTTATGTTTCTGCATGGGTTTAATCTATGTAGCTAATTTAGAAATTCAGAAATTTCTGCACAAATGGGTTTGATCTTTTTAGTAGAGGTGCCGTCGTGTTTTAAGATTTGTTGTAAAGAACCATGCCTCTTCATCTCAAGTCTTGTTTGAGCAGGCCTTGTGCCAAGAGCAGTAAGATGAACAGGAAATTGCATGAAGCGTTGCCCCATAAAGCCAAGTGTACACTACACGACTTGCAGTCTGCATCCTGCGACTCAGTCTGGTTTTTCATTGTGCTTTTGCGAACACTTCAGGACTGTAGTATAGCAACTACATGACCATTCGTCCCCAACTGAGAACAtgtgtacacctggtattaaaatgaGTTTTGGCTGATACGATCACAAATTTCTCTTAATATTCCCGAACATTACATTTAGAGTGGAATGCAGTTATTTTAGTGCAGACCTGTAACTGAGCTTCTAGTGCGCATACTGCTCATATTGGTGTTCCTATTGTACATGTTCGTGCAATTGATTTTTTACAATTTCAGCACTCTTTACATTTCATTGGCTGAGGCTTATTGTCATCTCTCACTGGTCGGGACAGTGCGCACATATGATGACAACAATTCTAGATAACAGGCAGTTTTGAAAACCGTCTCGGCCTGTTGCAGTAGTGTGCACACAATAAGACCTTTTTGTGAGATCCAAGACTTCATCACAGACCAATCGCCGACTCAAAACAAGCTTGAGTTGTGGAGTGTCCACTAGGCATAAGTGAACTGTCTTTAGGACCCATTCCAGACACCTGTTAAACACCattttattttgagaaaaaaaaaaatttgtgcatGCAAAAGGGTCTCATCAAATAGCCCTTTAATATGACTGATCTTAAAAATAATGCACCTTTCAATAAATCATGTCAATTCTTGTTTGAATAAAAAGGGAATGTTTGTCCTTTCATTGTCACACCAAGTCTTTTTAATTTCCTTTAACAGGTCTGATCATGAAATCAATTGTAATGTTTGAAAAGGATTTGTAAAACATGCCCCATGTACAACAAGAAAAGTGAGTATGGGCTCCTGTCTTCAACAGAATGACATCATATCTGAATGTCTGGGCCTTCCTAAGATGTGGCAGGTTTGAGCACGTCTCATTTTATTGACAATTCAACTGTCCCCTCTCAGAATATTTATAGCAATGGGGGATTTCCATTATATAACAATTTACTTATGCcccaattccttttttttttttatacaaaaagcCCAGACTTTTCAGACCTTTCAATTAAACAAACTTTGTCTAGCCCTTAAATTCTGCATTATAAGCGGACGAATACCCTGTTATGATCTCCTCTAATGCATGTCAGCATTAGAACAACAGAAAATGGCTCTGTGACAAAAACAAACAGCAGAGCAAACAAAGCTTTCCATGTAACACCATGTGTACAGTTCATCACTCTTTCAGGTTTCCTGGTTGAGGTGAGTGAAGAGATGAATGACAAACCCTTTATTTATTAAGTGACTATTGTATAGTGACATTAAGCACACAAAAAGAGAAACATATAAGCACTTATGACAAAATGCCCGAGGTGTTTTTCAAGGTTaacaagcgagagagagagagagagagatatttctGCAATATCACACGATggctctacatcagcactgctttgattcggccgcaggctgagtgccataggtaatcacagcagtgctgatttagagcCATACAGCATGAttgagagtgtgatattgcttatagagtgccgaagttatgacgtcactttgtaggccaaaacgcggaagtgagttagcattttagcacttccggttccctcgccctaaagtctatgggttttttgaatgggtttttgctaaatcgcctgaaataaggtctgtggttaacctctaaatattttcacattttgatctatgaaataaaacacaccagttataacctgcttgtggttttttaaactttattgtgtcttaaaaacggtgattgctaacaagttgctaaaagggACTACATTCTTTGGCGGGGACTTTAGACGTCATCATGACAAATAGGAAATCTCTCACTAGCCCGCGTTTCAGCCTCACGTTCTTAGAAGTTTACCTTTTCATCTCTCCCTAGTTTTACTTACCGAGACTCGATAAACCTTGTCCCTCATGCTGGCCCTTACAATACCGGCAAGTAAACCAGCATATCTGCACTGTTCTACATGTCCAGATTTATAGTGGTTCTCTCCTCCATCTATGGTTTTTATATCGTCTAAGAAAAAGGACATAATATTGGAAATTGATACGGCCATAGCTAACGTTAGTGTTTATGAGATGGTAACATCGCGGGGTTTTTTCTGGCGAATTAGCAAATGGTATgcaaacatacaatcaaacataatactgtgaaagataatctttaaagtttatttggggcacaatgatcaggcataataatcttaatcacaaagaaaataatattaaggtttatataaactaacaaaataataaacgaataaataaaacattaacaaaagattAACAAAAAATCTCAGAGACACGCATAAACAAATTTAGTttctaacatttttggaaaaaacgaatgggcaatatttctcatgaaaaagtggataagtgttcatacacagcgcagatcataatgagcgagcgtgttttttaaataaagtttgaggaagcttgatgatgacgttgatccgcaaccatggtgtgctgtagtccgtttatagcctaccgttagcattttatatctgacggctttatttaggcttcaaaatgtatacattttggattaacttgtaaatattatcttgatagacaaaatgtgtaagggtcacaactctttgttgaacacagatcttattttttgcgattttccaaaagtctatggggaaaatgcatagctttttgatcgagggaacccatgcgccgctaacttcagaattgtcctacaaagtgacgtcataacttcggcactctataGACAAcaattcaatgaacaagtacatttgtaaaaatgagacaaaactgagtacggtcataaaaacacatttgtgcatggaactactttattacgtgatggatcagaatctgccattgcggtttcaaaacaaatgatgcatccaagccttcgttagtaattcaaaaatgtcacatcAGAAATAGtagtttctaacaagttattggataaacaaggatggatgtgcgatcacctgttgtcacacccaagcagagatgctgtcagctttctgaaaatCAGCTTTCTCACTGGAAAGTAGcagtccaagcgggggtatttctccctatttcgcggtagcatgtgcgcaagagtcattcactaaagaaaccgcaatgtcctctgcttTTTAAAAAGTCTgcccactccaatgtggaaagtctgataagaggtaagcgccttcggtttgtgtaattaatcagtctattgtgtctctcagctgtgatgaaccataatgctgaagttgttcatttaaagccatttcatAGCTTTAGAAATAATACAAGCagtgctgtatgtaaacactggctgacgcagattcacttcacgtcacctaactggctcatattacacataaaaattatcttttgccaccacctgctggctaacatatataaataaataaaaaatattataaaaaaaaaacaatacatgtaaaaaaagacaaaacaatagctcttaacagatctgcactgctcttacactttagttcagaatggcatgaacacaagcggagtgacacacacacacacacacacacacacacacacacacagtgaagcatcggagTGTTGatagtgtcagaccatcagtgctcatggaatgtctctcgtccaatcagattcgaggaccagaactaactgttgtatatataccagccacaacattaaaaccagctgcctaatattgtgtaggtccctttTGGCAGCACAAAGCAGcggcaacccgcatctcagaatagcattctgagatgatatttttctcaccacaattgtacagagcttatccaagttaccgtagactttctcaGTTCGAAAGAGAGCTGGGCAATATAtagaatattaacaatataaatcaAGATAATATTGCTGACGATGTAAAATTTACCAATATCGTGAAGATTTTAATTTGCTTTTATTTGGCTATTAAATTTCATAAAGAGCGCATCAGTAGACTCATTTCACggtccttcagggctgcacaattaaacaaaataacataaaaatggcaagttgtgattaaatcacagcctttagTGGATTAATAAAGACCATAAATATGGTCTGTttgtgattcagaacaaaccgGCATGCTGATCGGTGTGCACGTGCATGGAGGCACTCACAGAATCAGTTcatgtgcattgtgaaatcaaagtaatgctGAATAAAGCACATGCACAATTCCAAACACTACTAACTGCTACAagatattatacaaatctacaaatgcaGCACTATATAACAGAAAAGATTACAGCATTTCaggaaatgcagaacattgtaaactgtcaaatacacattgcCTTTTCTGTGTCACAATAAAAGCTCCTTATGAAGTTGAAGTAAATACTGCAGCaatttgtgtcaaaataaaagcccccagGTGTAAtagtaaacaggacagaaatatattacgtTTGTATAacaaatctaataatcagaataagaataataataataattcagcattacagtatataataataataataatcaacctGACGTGTCCCACAGTAATTATTTAGTATTATGCGATGTTCAGCTGGGGTTTCAAAAATAAATCAGATGTAGCTTTGCACAATAAACACATTTGTAGGTAAATactgctttttattaagctactatgtatcattatgtatgaaatataaagtgcatataaaaaaaattattgaatttcattctcccttgtatttatttaataaataaattattagattttaaaatattgaatctaattggcaacaatgacaaaaacaacaacaacaacaacaacactttttagggcaaatacataattatcaagctatatattgaatatcgtcaataggctAAAATttgtgatataatttttttaagactcatcgcccagccctaccagtctggccattctctgttgacctctctcgtcaacaaggcatttccatccacagaactgctgcgcACTGGATGtggtttgtttttggcaccattctgagtaaaccctagagacttttgtgcgtgaaaatcccagaagaccagccgttacagaaatacttaaaccagcccgtctgggaccaacaatcatgccacggttcaaatcactgagataacatttttttattttctgcactgctgcaacacgattggctgattaaataattacatggatgattgttagtgccagatgcaGGGTTTgtacagatgcttcaaagttaaattcaaggacttttcaagcacatttgtatttgttttcaaTGACTATGCTCAAGATATCATTAAAACCAAttattttagttaatttttaCAAGCACAACAATGAGAATCTTTAACTACATATTCTCACAGCAACAATTCTTGTTTGATTCATAAAGAAATTGATGTGCAATTGTAGTGCGCTCCCTTAAAACACACTTCACTttccaacaaaagtgaataactgggTCCGTAaacagtagttcatatgactcatgtgctgtgttccatgttttctaaaATCACACAACAAatttatgtgaggaactgaccAAAATTGCAAATGGGTCATTCTCAAAAAACGTACAAAATTTGTAAATGAGCGGCTGTggcagttggtagagcgggtcggccactaatcgcacgaatcccggcccacatgactccacatgacgaagtgtccttgggcaagacactgaaccccaagttgctcctaatggcaggctagtgccttgcatggcagctctgtcgccattggtgtatgaatgtgtgtgaatgggtgaatgtgtcacagtgtagagtgctttgaataccgttaaggttaaaaaggcgctatataagtgcagaccatttaaattgtcaatttagttcagtttttgcctataaatgctgagggtaaacattttgttaaatgttgacattaatttttattcataaaggacaacttggctgttgttctttcttttattatttaattttgtttcacaaattaagcaagttaaaatatatatattagagttGCAAAATTCTGGATGAATTGAGATtcactatttattttcttaaaataaagatcaCGGTTATCACGATTCTGAAGAAAAATGCTTATTTAAGTGATTGGCAAAACCTGGACATAAGAGTATTAAACAAAGTAACATATAATGTACAAGAGGTTCTGACAAAATGTTCTCTGCTTCAATCTATGCAATGAAGTTATTAATcaaatatacaaatttaaaatggtCCACAAAGGGGCGCAACGTATACATTATAAACCAAATATTCCTTgtgattattgcaaagaaataaaataaatcctgtaaaaaaaataaataaataaataaataaaaaaaacccggtataataataaaaaaacatgcgTTTCTTACATGCCAAGTAAAAAGCAAAATTGACCAAAAAAGCTTTATTAACACCTAATATACaataaaacacttattttacaaaatattttatatataaatattatcaattaaaattaatacaatttgtcCCGTCTGTTTATACATAAATGGctgtgtttgctttaatatctCATCAAGACAGCGCAGATTAAATCCTGTCTGTTTACACTGGTAATTCATTAACAGCTGTGATTACATTAATAGTACCAAAGGAGgggtattttgattaaaaacagcGCACAGTCTCGTACAGAAGCGCTGCTTTCATCACAAGACACAAGTGCATGGGCAGACACATGAAGGTGAGCATTTGAATGCGGGTGTCGAATTTAGTCAGATCTTGGTAATGGCGGAATTTTTGTAGCATCggtggctattaaaatattgaactcaGCAGAGATTGTCACACTAATAGCTAATCGTAGCTGCACCCTGCAGTTTGTAAAGCACTGAGCTGGACTAACACATTTGGCCGTTACGTTTCAGTTATTTAGTGTCTCATGCAGGAGCGCTGTGTATTGTAGATACCATATAAAgtttatcaacatttaaaaaggCATCTTGAAGTGAATTTCGAATTTAAATTTGACCAACTTATACATGCCATTGGAACGTTAATATACATTGCAGAATCTTTATCATTTATAAATGAGATCGCTTGGGTGTCTGAATTGAAATTGCTATCTTttaatgattaatcgtgcagctcatatatatatatatatatatatatatatatatatatatatacacatatatacatacacacacacacacacacacagatcagccacaacattaaaaccacctgcctaatattatgtaggtcctcctcgtgccgcaaaaacagcaccaacccgcatctcagaataacattcagagattacattcttctcaccacaattgtacagaggggttatctgaattaatgtagactttgtcagtacaAACCAGTCTAGCcgttttctgttgacctctctcatcaacatgccTTTTCAACACACAGATCTGCccctcactgcatgttttttgattttgacaccattctgagtaaattctagagactgttgtgtgtgaaaatctctggaaatcaacagttacagaaatactcaaaccagcccgtctgggaccaacaatcatccatgctccaaaccactgagatcacatttttccccaccctgatggttgatgtacacattaactgaagctcctgacccgtatctgcatgattctatacactgctgccacatgactggctgattagataatcgcatggatgattgttggtgtcacgggctagtttgagtatttctgtaactgctgatctcctgggattctgCAGCAGTTCTAAAGATGGAAACagcttttttttcctccccaatttggcaaGCTCAATCCTCAATGTggtctaggtcctcatggtggcatagtgactctccaaaatccgggtggtggaggacaaatctcagttgcctccgcatctgagacactCTCCTCAagtgtcaatccgcgcatcttatcacgtggctcgttgagcgtgttacagtggagacctagcacgtgtggaggcttcacgctattctacgcggcatccacacacaactcaccacgtgccccactgagagcgagaaccacattatggggaccacgaggaggttaacccaatgtgactctacccaccctagcagcCAACTGGTTActacattgcaaaattccagatttttcaggttttccaggatgcatAGAGAAAACCTGCAAGgtatagggctgcacgattaatgAAAGGAATTAAAATCGCAATATGACGTAATGaaattattaaaccgcaaatgctgccatttaattagataaataaatagtctgcaagTGCTTCCTGCTGCGCTTACTATATACTCTCTGTAGTGTTACACATACTCAAAGCACACATGAGGTTAATGAGCAGAACATATTAAATTATTAGCACTCTATATTCACTAATTGCACATAATTCCGTGCTAGGAAACCAttcatagttttttttgttgttgatgttttttttcgGTCAATAAATCATATCAGTTAAAATCGCAATTGCCATTAAATTTTTTCAAAATTCTAAAAAGTCAAAATTCTTCAGCCCTAAAGAGTAGTATTCTTTTCGGAAGATAGCCGCATTTCCAATTGGAGTATGTCCAGGTAATGTTTGATCCACATCCCCTCCTTAGATACTTCCATTGTTCCATTTAAGTGCTGATGAAAGTCAGCTGGGGTAAATGTTCTCACACTACAGCAGATCACACAGGAATCAAGAAAACATCACCTCACTGCTGTGGTTTACATTGATTTCTCACCCTCCCACACATTCCGAATAAACATATACACTCAAACGCACATACACATGCTATAAATCATGTGATGTGAAATTTGCAGAACAGGTCTAAAACGAGCAAACATGGACAATAGAGGTGTTTTCAGTTTGATCTCCAAACTGAATTTAAGCAATTAGACAATGGGGAGATTGTATCTTAATGGTTGCAGGTTCAAACTCAAACTCTAAATTCTAACTGTCAGTAAACATAGAACTGAAGACTTATAACTTTGCTCTATTAACACACCATGCATGACCTTAAACAAGGCAATCAATACCAGGAGCACCAGATGGACTGTCATTAGTTTGGGGCCCTTTGCATGCATAAAACACATACGGAaagtaattattataaaaaaaaacaatttagaaACAAATTGCTACAAGTGAACTAGTGCTTCTGGTTACTGAATTACAGTCATCAACTTGTTTGGGGTCTACATCTACTCTACACAGTTTTAAGATATAAAGTCTTTATAATAAAAATTGTGACCTGTATGCAATGATAGTGTGCAGTTACATGCACATCACTGAAGCACAGgaagaaaatgaaaactattgttCTGCTCATAAAACTATACATGAACTCCCCAGCAGCTGCAGAGAGAACATTTTCAGTTAAATTATCCTGTAATTAAGTGTTCAATTTTCAGATCTTACTACACAACTTGTCCAATGAGGGACTGTAGACTACGGTTTTAAATTATtagaaaaaatgttttaagtatGTTCCCATGGTTATTAAAGTAATctcataaatgaaataaaaaaaattaaatcccaGATGATGCACAAACTTGACAGATGTTTCCAAAACACATTTCCGCACAAAACTTTCAAGATATTACGTCGCTAACTTGCTTAAAcccattattatttttcacatgttcGTGTATTTATGATCaaaattcagttttaattgatTTGTTGTTTCTTTGTACATATATCGGCCGCCTCGGGAGCTCCACCCATAATTCAACAAAAGACTTACGAACCACCGACCAAACACACTGCAAGGGCAAGATTTACAAACCATTAAAAATATTTAGCTAAaaagtaaattatatttgtagTGATAAAATGGCAAATTTTGTATCTTGCAAATGAccgacaaaataaaaacaaaaacgaatACACgtcgcttttttattttttaggtttcATTCAATGAACAAAACTGATATGTTCAAAGTCCAAGTGTATGATGCTTCGTGGTTTAAGTACAAAGAAAAACAATGGGAAGTTGGACAACGAATGCATGAACCCATTAAAAACCAAAATCTCTCAGTTCTCTAAtcgcgaaaaaaaaaaaatcccaggaACCTGGTGAAAAGGAAACACAATGGCTGTTactggaaaaaaacaacaaaaaaacaaagttgCGAGCACCACCAAGACAGCGAGTTCTGGGCATCATTACCGCGTTCGGTTCTAAATTCCGAATTCTAGACAGCATTTTGTGCAACAAAAATGACTTTGAAAGCACATATGGTGCCCAGAAATTCTGCCAAGGTAGTTAACTATAAAGCAAACCCAcactaatattttaaaacattttccctGCAAGCAGAGACATTTTAAGTGTCAACGATAGAGGAATCAGTCAGCTAAAATACACAAACTCGTGCAAAATCACTCTTACCTTACTTCTCACTTCAGCAGATAAACCATATGCAGGGCCCTTGTTAAACTGAGTCATTGTCTTTAATTTCACGTCGATTTGCACTATTGAATCGATCTGAAACTCCTAACTCTTTGTT comes from Xyrauchen texanus isolate HMW12.3.18 chromosome 9, RBS_HiC_50CHRs, whole genome shotgun sequence and encodes:
- the LOC127649084 gene encoding calponin-3-like — encoded protein: MTQFNKGPAYGLSAEVRSKIAQKYDLQKEEELRYWIEDVTGMPIGENFQIGLKDGVILCELINKIQPGSVKKINNSKLNWHKLENLGNFIKAILVYGLKPNDIFEANDLFENGNMTQVQTTLLALASMAKTKGMDTKVDIGVKYADKQTRNFDHEKMKAGQCVIGLQMGTNKCASQAGMTSYGTRRHLYDPKTQTDKPFDQTTISLQMGTNKGASQAGMAAPGTRRDIFDQKVAVQPLDNSTISLQMGTNKVASQKGMSVYGLGRQVYDPKYCASPTEPIIHSNGSQGTGTNCSEISESDYQAEYQGDYHDEYQAEYHDQYKAHYDHGIDY